The segment TTAAAGAATTACTGCAAATAATACTTGATGATACTTCTACATGTGCTCATTTGAGTTTATTTGGAGTACAGTCTTACAATTTCTAGGACACAGACTCAAATACATATCTGAATATTAAGTTTTAAATCAAAATTTATTGGTCACTAAAATAACTAGCTTCTGTGCAAATTGGTCACTAATCCGTCTTTTGTAAAACAATCATCTAGTGATTCTTGTATCTGTATAGGTTAATGTTTCAGCAATTAAAGAACAAGTGGGAAAGAAAAATGACGGAAGCATGGTTTCAGAGGTACACGGAAGTCTGCGCACCCCGTTCGGACAAGAGATGAATGCACCACATGCAGTATAAGCACGTAAGTACCTTTCTAATACGCGGCACTCACATGTTCGATATTCAGGTGCGCAACTGCGGTTATTGAGATTTGGATCCTGATTATAGGGCAAATTTCttatttaccaaaaaaaaaaaacatccacTTCCCACTATGCCACTTaaatttttgaacttccttcATTACTATCGATTTTATCTTTCATTTCTTCCCTACCATTTCGTCCACATTTCCGTTTAGTCCTCCGTCAAATTCACTGTTCACAGATTTACTATTCATCGAGTctgtttctccaaaaaaaatcaGTGTCATTCTgtttctctaaaaattctagaattttttgtacgtgttccataatccatgtgtaaatcattttaattagattcacctaaaaaacttatgtaaaatttaaactaaaattcttaaaaaactatttaaaattatttctagtcttaggttatatgatgaaaaaataagtttttttataatactctatttcCATCTATTCTATCACGCGGCACTCACATGTTCGGTATTGAGATTTGGACCTTGATTGTAAGGTTCTACTCCTAATGACACGAGAGCTTGCCAAATCACCTATATGGCAAGATGACCAGAATGTTTTGGCAAAACATCACCACTAAGAAAATGCCCTCTAGTTTCTCTTAACTAACAAGCAGACCCATCCGAGGACCAAACTGCCAAAATCCACACCACCCTCCGCCCCTTCCTCCTGCACCCTCGATTCCATATCCTCTGACTACCGGCTACTGCCACATATATAAATAGGCACCTATCCTTTCCAGAATCAATAACCACCCCTTCCCACATTTCACCTCCACGCCCTCACGCTTGAAGAATTTGCGAACCAGTCCCCACCGGTCCCCTCGCCGTCAGGCTTTTCCCGCCACGATGGCTTCGGGTTCAGGACAGGACCAAGATGacctccaagaaccggtccatGGACAGGGCGAGGAGTCCAAGGCACCTCccccacccgccgccgccgccaccgccgcagaGCCACCTCCCCTTGCTCCGCCCGTCGTGTGCATCCAAGAACATGAGCGACCGGGAGACGGAGGAGAGAGCCCCTCCACAGCCGCTGCAGCGGCGGAGGAGAAGGCCGCGTCGGCCGCGGCAGAGCGGAAGGGCAAGAAGGTCATGGATCCTTCCCCGACATCTTCCTCGGCATCTTCCCCGCCAAGCTCCGTGGGCAGCAGCCCACCCATCACCTCCCCCGTCGTCTCCGTCCCGGGAGCTGGGGAGTCGAGCTCTGTGGCCGCTGTGGACAGCGTCAGGAGGGCGACGGTCTCTTGGACGGAACCGCTGGTGCCGAAGGTGGTGAGGTCGATCGATTTGAAGAACGCTTTCGACATCATGCTGCTAGAGCAGAAGGCGATCAGGGATTTGGACCGGCGATGGGCCGAGGCGGAGAAAATGAAGAAGCAACAGGTGCGGTTTCTTGGATCTTTCAAGTGCTTTCTTGTGTGATTCTTGCTTGTTTGCGTTTCGGGAGTTGGGATCGTGTCGTTCTTGTGAGATCTTGGGGATGATTCAGTGTACTGGAGGCAAGAAATTGTGCGGCATCCTAGAGTAGAGGCGGAATCCTTGGGCGAATGTTAGGTCTAATTTGTCTTTCTGCTTTGCTTCAAGTAGCGATAATCTTGCAGTGATTTAGGTGAACACTCTTGCGTTGAATTTTTCTGTTCAGTGTGGTGGGCGTATTTTTCATTGCACTGTCAAATGTGAGGAAACATTGGGATTAATGGTTCTTGACATGTTTGGATACCAATACCTGAGCCAAATGTCTAGCTTTCTTTTTAAATGAATGGCTTTACAGGGATGTAATCAGTACGTTTATGTGAGGTAGCATCGCTGGATGTAGTTTCTCTAGATCATTGTGCAGTAACGTgcaaaattatgaaattttgaGAGAAGCAAACGATATTGTTCGCATATGTTCAAAACTTTGAACAGGTAAGTTGTTCTTGCTAGCACTGATTTAATACGATGTTCAGTGTGATGGTTTATATTTCAGTGTACCATAGAATGTGCTGATATATTGAGGGCAATGTCCTGGTTAATGTGATATTTTGGTAAGAGATTTTGAAGCCAACCATACAAGATTTTAGTGTTGATGTATGGTGTTATAGGAGAAGTTAATCTGGATTTTTATTCTGGACTGCTTAACTGATGTTATTTCTCTAATCATTGGCAAGAGCGGCAGTTTCTGAATACATCAGTTCTTTGATATTTCTATTCTACTATTTAAAAATCCATTCCGTCATCCTTGTTTCCTAGTGTGAACTGTTTGGTCTTGGTGTTAATAATTTACCGTTGTTGCTAAGTCTGGCTAAACTTGTGAAGTTTAatacattttcctttggaataGTTTCTGGAGTGGATAGGAAGGCGAATGCGTTACTCCAACTGTAATTCCACAGTAACACGACCTCATGTGGATCATCAGGTTTGGCTCCATATACTATTTTTATGTGCCTCTTCCAACTGATAATAGTGAATTATCACGCGGCCCTAATCAACCTTGTATTGCTATTGAGTTTAGCAAACGTGATATGTGCCCTTTCCTTTTTTTCGCTGAACAATAACCAATCAATGTCAGCAAAgagattatttttattagtgCTTTAAAGCATTTTCGTAAATGTGGAGACCTGAAAACCTGAAAGGATAACCAAATTTCCATCTCATTTTAGATCTGTTGCTTCCTGGTTCATATCATTGTGATTTGAATTCCTTTATACGTTTGTTTGGTGCAGACAATCCCCATGACCGGGATCATTGAGCATTATGAGCTCCTCGATATGGTTGCGGGACGAGGAATAATTTTCCATTCAAATGCGCTGCTCCTTCGTCGTGCCTATTCAGACTTTAGGACAGTATTTGGAGATGGAGTGTGTTTCTACAGGAGCTTCATATTTTCCTACTTCGTAAGTGTCGTCCTCCCTTTTGCTTagcatatgatgcatgtttaGTGGTTAATCCTTTGTTTGTGCCATTGTACAACAGGAACAAGTTCTTGATAGGCCGGACACACATGAGGAACATCGTCTCCTTGCTGCTGTTAAAGGAGTGGATAGGCAACATGAGCGTCTTGGATGGACCACTGAATTTTCATGGAGCCGCAAAGTAAGTTCTCACCTTCTCCACATTTGGCATTTCAGTTACACATGCTTAAGGGATGATTTCTTCAAGTTACATCACGCCTCAAGATGGATTTGGCATCTCATTATCCTTTTCTTATCATTTTCAGGATATGTACCATTGTTTCACAGTAGTGGCATACTGGCAAGCCAtcacagttttacactctattGATATAAATTCAAGTTACATTTATTGTTAATTCAGCAATCAAATggtaataaaaatgcatattaAGATACACTCACTTTCACAGAGCACTTTTAATGAGATAAAATTACAGGAAgaaaagaatccatgcttcttACTTACACTGAGATAATGCACTCAGGCTCCTTCGTGATGGTGTGGTCATCTGAtccaaatattttcttttttgcttggaTGATTGCCTATTATCTGCTGATTGATCATACCTACAGTTTGAGAGGAATTTTCGAGATAAAGCATCACAAGCCCTTGAGCCGGCAGAGTCCAGGAATGGCTGTTGGGGTTGGGCCATCACCGCCATGAGGGTTGGTTTATTTGTTGTTTCATCAATATGTCAGACGGGCCTCAGCTGGGTTGTGGCACGCTGCtttggccaccttcgagtgcCGCAGCCCCCAGAGCCAGAATTTAGTTGGCTGTCTATGATGGGCAAGCCCATCATAAACACTGATTGTAAGTCCGCTAGTATGTTAGTCTCTACTTTCTTTGCATATTTGATTCGTCTCCTACATTGCTTAATGGCACAGTGAGATGGATATGCTCTATGACTGAATGAACAACTTGTTTGTTTGTCTTTGCAGCAAGTTGTACAATCTCTGCATGCACGATGTGCATTGAGGCCCAGCATAGGCTGGCTTTTGAGCGAATTAATGGGAAGgggtccttccaatgcaaggcTATGGCGCCTGGGAAGCTTAAGAAGGTATGCTATAAGAGAGATGTTTGGGATAGTGAGTCAGGGGCAAAGGCGGGTGATGTTTTGCACGTCATTTTTGAAATGGGAGGTGTGCTGACCACAGACTCAACGAATAACATCAAACTCCCCATAGATGGGCATGTGCTCATCAGACAAGACCCTGACTTGGGGCGAAATCGCTTTGCACGGCTACTTTATTCGCGTGGCCCCGTCATCGGTTCTCTTTGGGCAGCGGATGGAGACTATGAAAGTTGTCAGGGAGAGTGCGTTTACAGAGGACGAGAAGAGCAGTACTGTGTCCCAGGTTCTGGTGCCTACCACGCTGTTGTATGTTGTCAGTATCGGTTCAGAAAGAGCAATAATGAGTTGCAAATAAGAATTATGGACAACTATGCTGCTGATGGACCACTGAGATGGGTGTTGTTTGAAGCATTTAGGTTCTTTTATCTCCCACTCGTAGAAAAGCCTCTTGAACCCCACCAGCTgcgaaggaagaagaagaagaacaaagaaCATGGTTTTTCGACAATGGTGAAAAAGGCACATTGGTGGACTATCTGTCGGGAGATTGGCAGGTACTATTAtctgaaaaagagagagattctAAGATAGACAATTGTTGATAGAGAATTCTTTCTTCTGTTGGCACAAACTGCTGGTGCCAATCCTTGATTCTTTTGGTGATCACATTCTCGCAAATAGCCTCTTGAGATCTATTTACCTAGTATTTTGGTGTGCATGACCTCTCAAGATCAGTCATGTGTACGGTAAGGTACTCTTGATGTTCCAAGGAATAGCTTTATGCCCAAAACTAGTagctgttcttatcatttgtaTGAACCAGACATAGCCATGAGCAATATACAGTAGCTGTTCTTCAGTTTCCCCCAAAAATCTCCAGTCCTCTCTAAAATTCACTGTGATTTCTCTGTTCTTGTTCGATTGCTCGTCTAATTGTCTTGCGGGTTTGACATGTTCCAAGGAATAGCTTTATACCCAAAACTAGAGTAGCAAGTGTGACACGGAAACGGCGGCTTGGGAGTCTATTTCATTGCTAATAGAAGAAACATGATGTACAAAGCCAAAGGCCGGGGAACAGAAGAAagccaccaaaaaaaaaacaacctaCTCAAGAGGAGTAGTGATTTTATCAATGCTACGATCGATCACAGGTCACATGAACAAAATCTGTCTGTCTCTGAATTAAAGATTCTCTGCCTCCCTAGTAGCTTTGTCATCAACCCTGAAGCTCGGATGTCGGTATCTGCAGCGCATCTCGGCATCACGCTCCCGCAACCTGATTCAAGTCACAGCATATCAATCAGAACATGTACCAGCTATTATAATTcagaaataaataggagtaaTACGACGACGATGCTTAATTTGATCGACCGGCTGTTATTTTGGAATCTATATAAGAGTTGGATAATAATCAAATCAGCAGGGAGTTAGATCTGATCCCATCCCTAGTTTTTAACTTGATGGGCAATATTTGCAGCAGCGGCTAatcgaagaggaagaagaaagaagcgTACCGTGTATGAACCTCGGGGTGAGGATGCTCGTCgttctcttcctcttccatgAGCCACCGCAGCTGatcctcccgctcctcggcggGCAAATCGCGCAGGTCTGGATAGCAATCCATCAGCCGCCTCACCTCCGCCTTGCGCAGCTCGGACTTGACGAACGCGCACAGCGCGGCGTAGGCGGACGACAGAACGGATCCCATCGCGAGCGAGCGAGCAGAGCAGGGCCGGATTCCCTTCCCAGGAGATGAGATTGATctctgccctgccctgccctgccctgcccaaTTTATACGCCGGAATCCGAAGCCGGATGGAAACCGAAATCCGATCCTAACCCACTATAAGAGTTTGATTTGATTAAGGAACCCATGCTGTCCCTCCCTGGCAACCGAATCGGAATCTAGGAGCCAGGCACAATGgccggggacggcggcggccggggacGACGCCGTTGGATCTGCTGGCTCGCTCACACCGCGCCGTCGACAGAAAAATGCATCCTTGGCCCAATATCCTACAGTCGAATCCAGATTAATTTCTCCACTGGGCCTCTTGGGCTTTAGAGCTTATTCATGCTTGACCTGATGATGCAGTCGTACCTTTCAAGTTTGAACATTTCCGTGAACTAATAAAATCACGGCTTCTTCTAGAAAAGGGAAATTCTAAACAGAAGCTAAAATATTCACATGTCTGATCCCAATATACAAAGagatattgatggtcaaagtttagAAACTGGAAAATTTAACCACACGTAATCCAAAACATCACTTATTTATGTTTGAAGGAGATAATATATTAGTCTCGACACCATGTTCCCCGCAAGAAAATAGCATGCCCCAACCCACAACTAGGGGGCCTACCGTCACCCACCCGCACTTCTTGTAGTCAAGGTCCTAATGATCTCTCATCACCTAACCCAAGGAACTCTAGCTTGGCCTCTTTTCAACTAGGAATTTGATAGGAAATATAGGCTGCAAAATTGAAACCGAAACACAAATTTGTTTACACGATGCATACCTTGCACAAATCAAAACTTAAACCGCCAAAATTACGCTTCAAAAGCATAAATTCTCATGGTTAGTTTCTCTCATCGTGGAGCTCACCCTTTCACCATCAGAGTCCCTAAGCTAATACCCTACCCGTAACTCAAGAAATCAACCTAAACATGAGTTCATGTCATCATGTGGGCAGGGAAGCCAAGTTTGTCGTCCGATCAGTAAGCTATAGCCACGCATTCTCTGCAATCAAATAACACCATGTGAgagtttgcaacaaaataaaagtTTTGGGACACTAAATGTAACTATTTAACCTGTGGAGGTTATTTCCAATTTCGACTGACCTTTAAGGGGACTTTATGTAATTTTTCCTTATTATGGCCATGTTTGGATTGTAGGATTTTCAACGAATTTTTTTAAGGATTTCAATCTACGGAATTTTTCTATGGATCATGTTTGGAACAAAGGATTGAGGATGCCAAATTCCTATGGAATGGCTCCGATGCAACCAATTTCGTAGGAAAATAAGCATGAGCTACAACCTCGTGTTTGCAAAATCCAATAATCTCTcttgttggaatatgtgtcgaatatatgtacatggtaggttacagatagacttgagttgtaattgggtgggactaggattagagttgtagtcgaactctaATGCCGGGcttttaaatagaaggcaccatCGTTGTAACCATGGCAAGACgaaacagttggggaggagcgcccgtagtcatgccccgaggatgtagacgacttggccgaacctcgttaaaaataTCGTATCTTGTgcgttgatcttgtgcttggcttgatgatcctggtgatgcttccgctaatatcctaacaagtggtaccagagccatgaAGAAAGATCAAGGGAAGGCACGAGGATATGTTCCACACAGCGCAAGGCTTGCACTGGTCCGGGGAAGGACggcgcaaggtggagcatggcggcGATCGATAATTCGGTCGGTGGATTCGGACACTTCGAGCGCGGCGGTTTGAACCGTTCGATGGGCTGCATCAACGGGGATCCGTCCAGACGTGGAGATCGGGTTGATGGCGGCTGAGGCTGCTGTTCGATAGGGTCGGTCAGACGTGACGGCCAGTTTCGACGATGCGGCTGGAAGATGTTGCGGATAAGCAGCGACAGCGATGACGAAAGTTACGATGGACTTCGGAGGTTGCGAATGCGTTCAGGATTGCGAAGCGGCGCGGGTGCGCGTGGACGGGTTGCGCAGCAGTAGGTAGGCAGTTTCGCGCAGCCCAGGCGCGTGGCGAGTTCGGCGCCATGATGGATCAGGCAATCGGACTACTAGTCGTGGCGCGTGGAGGCTGCGTCGGATGCAAGGATCGGCGCTGGTCTTGTTTGCTGCGGTAGTCCAGATCAATCGACGCTGATGCTGTTGGTGATCGAGTCAAAAGGTGCATGCAGGAGGGCTTTAATGCACATGCAAGGAAAAGATGCTTCGCGTGTATTAGTGAATTCAGTCCGTTCATTGCATGCATGTTTAATGCTTCGGCTGGAGTGCTCGGCGGATTAAAAAAAGGAAGCATGAAGCGTTCGCATTGgtggatttaaaaaaaaaagatgcatgCAGTCATATGCAGCGGTCAAACATGCATAGAAATACTTGGATTAAAAAATCAAGTATGTATATTGCATGTCCATTGACATGACGTGCATGCATTTGATTATGGAATAGAAAAATGCAGCTGCATGTTTGTAGATTGGATCGGCTGGAGGACACATGCATGGACTGGCGATGCATCGGCTGATGATTGCATGCGGGTTCGGTCTTGGTCCTGTGCGGCAAGTGGACAGGTCTGCGGAGCTCGGTTTCGGTGCTTTTGGCAGTGAGCGCAGGAGTCCTGGGTCGGTCGGACGGCTGGTGGTCGAGCTGCTttgccaaataaaaaaaaagagctacGTTTGTTCAGGAGGCAGCAGCTttgccaaataaaaaaaagggcTGCTTTGATTGTCTGTCCTGTCCTGCATGCACAAGGTGACGGAAGAGTGTAGGAAGAGTCCAATAGTAGAGTGCTGAGGCGGCTGGCCAGGTGCGGGGCACTGGCGGACTCGACTAGGAGACGCGTGGAGGCGAGTGGGCCGGTCAGGAGACTGCGCGGGTTGGCTCGATTTATGAGGCTGTGTACGCGATGGAGTTGGATTCGGATCCAACTACTGTGAATAGGATCCGACTCGGTTTTTCTATGGCGACGGCTGGGGCAATAAATACGAGATCAAACCGAGGGACCACAAAACAGAGCAGAACGCAAGGCAACCAGAGAAGGAAGTCCACCAGATTGCGAAAATTGCAATCAGACTGTTCGTGAACCGTTGCTTGTGGCGGTTGACGGCGAACGGCGGGCGGCGATCGAGCGGGTCGGCTTCGTCGTGTGCAAACGGCGGTCTTCGGCAACAAGCAGATGGCGTCGATGGCATCCAAATTCGAGGTGATGAGATTTGACGGGACTGGCAACTTCGGGCTTTGGCAAACAAGAGTGAAGGACTTGCTAGCGCAGCAGGGGATCTTGAAGGCTCTTAGCGATAAGAAGCCAGTCAcggtagatgatgacaagtgggaagagatgcaAGCACAAGCGACAGCGACAATAAGGTTGTGTCTCTCCGATCAGatcatgtaccatgtcatggatgaaacatcacctaagaaaatttgggataaat is part of the Phragmites australis chromosome 12, lpPhrAust1.1, whole genome shotgun sequence genome and harbors:
- the LOC133886533 gene encoding uncharacterized protein LOC133886533, producing MASGSGQDQDDLQEPVHGQGEESKAPPPPAAAATAAEPPPLAPPVVCIQEHERPGDGGESPSTAAAAAEEKAASAAAERKGKKVMDPSPTSSSASSPPSSVGSSPPITSPVVSVPGAGESSSVAAVDSVRRATVSWTEPLVPKVVRSIDLKNAFDIMLLEQKAIRDLDRRWAEAEKMKKQQTIPMTGIIEHYELLDMVAGRGIIFHSNALLLRRAYSDFRTVFGDGEQVLDRPDTHEEHRLLAAVKGVDRQHERLGWTTEFSWSRKYLQFERNFRDKASQALEPAESRNGCWGWAITAMRVGLFVVSSICQTGLSWVVARCFGHLRVPQPPEPEFSWLSMMGKPIINTDSSCTISACTMCIEAQHRLAFERINGKGSFQCKAMAPGKLKKVCYKRDVWDSESGAKAGDVLHVIFEMGGVLTTDSTNNIKLPIDGHVLIRQDPDLGRNRFARLLYSRGPVIGSLWAADGDYESCQGECVYRGREEQYCVPGSGAYHAVVCCQYRFRKSNNELQIRIMDNYAADGPLRWVLFEAFRFFYLPLVEKPLEPHQLRRKKKKNKEHGFSTMVKKAHWWTICREIGRYYYLKKREILR